Part of the Leptolyngbya sp. KIOST-1 genome, GACGCCGCTGATACCAACCCCTGAAGGGCGACCATATTACTTTCTTACAAATTTTGGATAGATTAAAAAGGCTGTGCTTTGTCTACTGTAGCGATCGCCAGAATCGCTAGGGCCTAATCCACATCCCGGCAGCGATGGCTATACGCCATTGCGCTGTTCCAGTTATGTCCAGGGCCAAGGGGTGGTGTCCTAAGCACAATCGCCGTCGCTATATTCTCTATCTACCCTACCGATACAAGTCAACTGAAATTGCTATAGCGCAAAAGTATTATGCAAGAGAATGGATTTTAGTCCTCCGCTCTGCCAGGGCGACATTTTGATTGTCGATGATCTGGCAGACAACCTGCGCATTCTCGCCAATACCCTGGCTAGTCAGGGACACCGAGTAAGAGCGGTCAGAAGTGGAACGATGGCGCTGATTGGAGCTAAGGCCTTTCCACCGGACATTATTTTGCTCGACATCCGGATGCCCACCATGGATGGTTTTGAAGTCTGTCGTCAGCTCAAGGCCAGTGCGGTGACTCGACACGTTCCCATTATTTTTCTCAGCGCCCTGGACGACGCCAGCGATAAAACTCGAGCCTTTGAGGTCGGAGGCGTCGATTACATCACCAAGCCTTTCCATGACGCTGAGGTCACAGCTCGGGTACAGCACCAACTCGCTATTCAGCAGCTGCACAGGCAGGTGCTGACCCACAACCAGGCACCGTCAGACCCACCGTCTAGCCCCTCCCTGAGTACCGCTATCCACGCGGCACACACCATTCTGGCCTACAG contains:
- a CDS encoding response regulator, which produces MDFSPPLCQGDILIVDDLADNLRILANTLASQGHRVRAVRSGTMALIGAKAFPPDIILLDIRMPTMDGFEVCRQLKASAVTRHVPIIFLSALDDASDKTRAFEVGGVDYITKPFHDAEVTARVQHQLAIQQLHRQVLTHNQAPSDPPSSPSLSTAIHAAHTILAYSDRLSQSPDRTGAIASSLEDLRLHGQTILRLLNSLGDELTP